In Helicobacter pylori Shi112, the genomic window TTTGAATAAAAACCCTAAATACAAAGCGCTCGCTTGCAAGGGTAAATCTTTAGGCAAATCGCTTGCGTTTAAAGCGAGCGAAAAAGTCAAAGCGCTTTTTGCACCCTCCCAAATATTCCCCCTACTGCCTATCCCAGCGCTTTGGTTTTTAGCCACGATCAAAATAGGGGCTTTGAGTTCGTTATTTTTAAGTTTTTCTAAAAGATAGGTTTGCGTGGAAGGCAGGCTATCAAAAACTCTTTTTTCACATTTTTTCATGTTAAAATACCGCCCGCTTTCAAACGCTTGCCGTTCAAATAATCCTTCGCTTTCAAAGGCTTTTTACCCACCGCTTGCAACCTTGCTATACGCACGCTCCCCTTCAAACAGCCCACAAGAACGCCTTTTTCATCAATTTCTAAAATCTCGCCTTCCTTGTGGCTCTTTTCATTCTCCACCAATTCCACTCCTAAAAGTTTAAGGCTATTTTCTAAAAAGATTTCTGGCCAGCTCTTAAATGCAAGCGATTTTAAAAACAAGCTTTTAGCGTCTTTAAAACCCACTAAACCATCGGCTTTGGTGATTTTTTTACAAAAACTAGCCTGCGCGTGATCTTGAGGCTTTCTTGTGATGGAAGAGAAATTTTTGAGCGTTGAAAGGAGTAAGGCTGCCCCCATATGCGCTAATTTTAAACTCAAAGCGTCTAAATCCAAGTATTCTTCTCTCAAAAACGAAGCGCTTTCTAAAATATCCCCGCTATCTAGCCCCACATCCATAAGCATGGTGCTTATGCCATAAATCTTATCGTCATTGAGTATCATCTCATGAATGGGCGAAGCCCCCCTGTATTTAGGCAATAACGACGCATGCGCATTGATGCAAGGAGCGATTGATAAAACCTCTTTGGGCAAAATCTTACCATAAGCCACCACCACGATAAAATCCGGTTTTAGATCTTTTAAGATTTGAACTTCAGGCTCTTTCAAACTTTGTGGTTGGAAAATGGGGATATTTAAATGATTTTCTAGAATGTATGTTTTAATCTCTGGGGCTTTCAATTCCTTTTGACGCCCAAAAGGTTTATCCATCTGCGTGAATAGCCCCACCACCTCGATCTCTTTATCTTTAACTAACGCCCTTAAGATCACTTCAGCAAACCCCGGCGTTCCCATAAATACGATGCGCATGTTATTCCTTGTTTTTAGTTTTATCTTTTGTAATGCCATACTTTCTTTCACGATCCTTAAAAGCTTTTTCGCCTCCCTCTAATTTCAATAAATCCTCTTTATAATCATCGCTCTCAATCATAAAAGACTGCACAACTGTCTTATTATTCTCATTTTTTAACTGGATAATTAGCTCTGCATCAGCGTTCAAAACAAAATTAGCGTTATGGGTGGCAAAAATAATTTGTCTTTTTTGTTTCTGCTTTTTAATTAAAGTAACTAAATAATTAGCGATTAAAGCGCTGTCCAAGTGGGCTTCTGGTTCATCAATGATGATGGGGTTATTCCCTAAAGATAAAAGGACAACCAATACAGCAGTGCATTTTTGCCCAAAGGAAGTTTCGTTTAAAGCTCTTTTGTCATAACGGACTTCAAAAATTTTATATTTTTCAACATTCCTTAAATGTTTGAGAATGAGAAGCCGATAGATTTGAAAATGAATTTCTCTATCAAATATATCCTTCATGGTTCCATGAAATGCCGCTTTTTTATTTTCAATTGATCCATAAAGCTCTTCTATAAATCCTGCGTGTTGCATATCTATAGTGTTTTTTCAATTTCTTTTAAATATTCCTTGATTTTTGATTGGTGTTTTTTGGTATTAAAACCCTTATCCACCAACTTATCAAAATCCTCAAAAACCTCTTCAAAAATATCTTCATTCAAACGATATTCTATGGTAATTGGTTTCACTTCTTTGTGATTTTTTGAAATTTCTTCAAAAGCCGAATTGATTTTGCTTAATTCCTCATTGATTTGATTTTTAAACTTTTCAATATCTTTATCAATATCTTCATAAGAAAAACCCTTTATTTTGTTAGCAATCTCTTCTATTTCACGCTTTAAATCATTAATATTCATTTTTATGTTTGCCAAACGGTAATTAGCGTTTCCAACATCTCCTATATTTTCATCGCTCACGCCTTTTTCTTTAAGAAATTCCTCAATCTCTTGGAATAATGTCTGGCATTCTGATTCTAGCTTTTTTATATTCTTGTCATCGCTATCAAAACGCCCATTTTTTATATCTGTATCTATTTCTTCAAGTTCCTTGCAAATATTTTGTTTGAGTTGGTTATAGACCTTATCATAGCTGTTCTTTTCTTCCATGTTTTCTTTTGATTCAAAATTCACAACCTGTTTTAATTCTTTAATAAAAGTCAAAAACCCCTCTTTGGATTGTTTTAAGTCAATGAGCACTTTGCGGTTTTCTTGCAGCTTCTCTTTTTTGTCCAAATAGTCTTTATCTGCATAAGTATCTATAATACTTTGGTATTTCTTTCTTATTTTTTCGCTCTCTTTTAGTTGTTCTTCTAGTTTGGTCTTTTTTTGCCAATATGCGATTTGCTCATCAAACTTTTCAATGCCTTTTGTAATTTGCTTTTCTAACTCCTTAAGTTTTCCACTTGACTTGCTATCTATTCTGTTAAAAATAGCCTCTGTGAATTTTGAAACATTAGTTGCAAATTCTTCTACCTCATTTTGAGCTAAATACTCTACACTATCCACTGTGTCTGGCTGTATCTCTATACATTTTTGAATAGTTTCATGTTTTAAGTCTTTCACTAAGTCTTTCACAAAACTATTATTTTTAATTGCTGAGGCGATCAATTGCAACAAAGTGCTTTTACCGCTCCCTCTACCCCCTATCACACAAGTAAAGTTCGGGCTAAAAAATAGTGTTTCATTAAATCCTGCATAACAAAAAGGAGTATCGCCTTTTTCATTGGTATTTTTTACATCTTCATCAAAGTGCAACCCCACACAATCTATCTTATGCAAAGGATCTTGAGGTTTCTCTTTATCAACGCTCACTCTTGTTTCCGGCTCATAAATAATTTGCTTTAATCCCTCAAAAATTTTTTCAGCCTTTATCCAAGTGTATTTTTTCCCTATTGAATCCTCTTTGTGGGCATCGCTACTCTGTAAGAGAGGTTTGTTCTCTTTAAGCCAAAATTCTCTATCCTCTTTAAGATTTCCCTGATCATCTGATGAGTGGATTAAAAAATGCGACTTCTTGGCTATTTTTTCATAATTACTGCTACTGCGAGAATTACCATGCCCCCTTGATAAAAACCCTAGCAAATACTTGCCCATCAAGTTTAAAGACTCTTCTTCTAAACATTCCAACAATTGATCAAAATTGACTACCGCTTTATCAAAATCATCTTTTTCTAAATCTGCAAGTTTTTTCTCAATCCCACAAACATTGGCTTTCACATTTAATAAAAACTTTTTGATGCCATTACTTGAAACCTCATCTGAAAAAATAATGTGAAAGTCCAAACAATCATCTTCCTTATTTTGATAATCCAACCTGACTTCTAAATTATAAAAAACCTTAATACCCCTCTTTTCTATTTTTTCTTTTAATGCAAATTCTTTCTCATTAAACTTAAAATAGTTCGTTAATCCAATACAATCAATCTCGCTAGTGCATAGTTTTTGTATAAAATCCTCTTCAGAACATTGATACGCCTTATTTAAATGCGTGTATGGCGTATGCACATGCAAATCCCATTTATGCCAACTTGAACCTTTATTCTTATCTTTATTGCCCATATTCTCTCCTAAATATTATTATCTCAAAGCACCCACAAAAACTAATCTTCTAAATCTTCCCCATCATACCCAAGCTCCAACGCTTTCACTTGCCCTATCGCATTACCCATAATGCCCTTAATGGAGCCATACATGTTAATCGTGCCCTCAAACACTTTTTCTATTTGCTTTTCCCTGCTTTTCCAAATCCTAGCCATCGCGCGTTTTTCGTTTTCTAAATCCACCCTCAATTGCTCAAACCCCTCTATAATCGCGCTCACTTGCATAAAAAATTCAGAGCTTGTCAAATAATGATAGAGCAGATTCACTTTATCGCCTTTATTTTCCTGACTTTTTTTAGCCAAACTCACTTGAATAACCCCCTCTCTTAACACCGTGCTCAACCCCTTAAATTCTTCAAACGAACACACCCACACCCCTTCAAATAACCCCATCCTTTCCATCTCTTTAGGCAGCGCTTCACTCACAATGACCCCCACATCAGCCCCAATCTCTCGCATGTCGCTTTTAAGCTTTTCCACCCAAGCTTTTTGAAATTCTTTAGTGCGTTTGCTCTCATAATAAATTTTCCCACAATTTTGAAATTCCCTAGTATGCACCACTTGAATGCAATCGCCCCCTCTTTGCCCTTTTTTGATTTCTTCAATGCAATCTAAGGGGAATTTTTGCCTCAAAAACTCTTCAATCGCTAATTCTTGCACCTCGCCTTGGAATTGCTGCGAGCTTAATTCAGCCTTTCTTTGAGCGTTTTTCAACTCGTTTCTTAACATTTCTAATTGCTCTTCTTGCTGCTTGAATTTCAATTCATTTTTTTCATGCAAGGCTTTTTCTATTCTTTCTCTCTCCAAATCCAATTTCTCATTCAATTTTTTTTCATTTTCCGCTTTCAATCGGCTCTCTGCTTCGTTATTTTCTCTTTTTAGCCTTTCAATTTCCGCATCTTTTTGGTGCAATTCCTGGAGCTGTTTGGACTTCTCATCCAATTCTTTTTGCAACAATTCCAAGCCCTTTTGCTGCTCTAAAAAAGCGTTTTTTCTGGCTTCTTCAATGATTTTAGCCCTTTCATCTTGTAAGGCTAAGGCGCTCGCTTGTTTGACTGCGTCATCAAATTTAGTCTTTTGTTCCTTCTCTTTCTCTTTTAAGGCCTCTTCTTTTTGCTCTAAAGCTTTGAAATGGCTCTGGTACTGTGCTCTTTTTTCCTTCACCTCTTTTTCAAACTCTTTTTGTTGGGCTAAAAACCGGCTTTGATTTTCTAACTCAATCTGTTTGTATAGCGCTTCATTCACATCAATGGGTGCTTGACAATTAGGGCATTTAAAAGAATGGGTTTGATTTTCTTGCATGATTTTCCTTTAAGATTTGATTTTTGATATTTTATAATAGAATGAGATCAATTTAATTTAAATCAACGCATAGAGCCCTACTCATCAATCATTTTTTAGAACAAGTTATTTTACAAAGCCCATCTGATAAAAACAAAATATAGAACCAATTGCTTTTGGAAGTATTATCAAACTCAACCCACACAATAGAAATCCCTTATTAAAACCCTACAGCGCATTTATTGCGCTCAATTCCATTATTCAGGCATGCTCCTAGTGGCCCCCTATGAAAACGATTCTATGATTTTTGAGTTATTGCATTGCATTGATTTTCAAGCGTGCAATTTTGAACGCCAACCACTTGTTCAACTAGATCCCAAAGAAATTAAAACCCAAATCTTTGAGCGTTTAAAACTCTAAAAATAAGGCTTTAAACACCAATACCTGAACGGAGTTTTCAAATCCAAACGCATTCAATCATAATCAACCAAAACTTAAACAAAAGAAATAAGAAACAAAACAAGCAAGCAATACAAGCATAAGATAAAAACAAGATTTAAGAAAAATAAAACTTAAAACAAACTAAAACATTAAACATTAAACATTAACAAACAATAAGCAATCAAAACACAAGAATAAAAAAACAAGATTTAAACAACCAACACAACTAGTAAAAAATTTAAAACAGCAAGTAAGAAGTAAAAGCTCAAGCACAAGAATGAAAAAACCAAAAACAAGCGATTGAAACCAAACCAACCCAATTCAATGGAAGTCAAAATTAAGTAAAAACAAAAAGTAAAAGCTCAAGCACAAGAATAAAAAAACAAGATTTAAACAACCAACACAACTAGTAAAAAATTTAAAACAGCAAGTAAGAAGTAAAAGCTCAAGCACAAGAATGAAAAAACCAAAAACAAGCGATTAAATTCAATAAAAGTCAAAATTAAATGAAACCAATAAAACAAAGAAGATAACAAATAAGAAAAAAGAAAGA contains:
- the fmt gene encoding methionyl-tRNA formyltransferase, coding for MRIVFMGTPGFAEVILRALVKDKEIEVVGLFTQMDKPFGRQKELKAPEIKTYILENHLNIPIFQPQSLKEPEVQILKDLKPDFIVVVAYGKILPKEVLSIAPCINAHASLLPKYRGASPIHEMILNDDKIYGISTMLMDVGLDSGDILESASFLREEYLDLDALSLKLAHMGAALLLSTLKNFSSITRKPQDHAQASFCKKITKADGLVGFKDAKSLFLKSLAFKSWPEIFLENSLKLLGVELVENEKSHKEGEILEIDEKGVLVGCLKGSVRIARLQAVGKKPLKAKDYLNGKRLKAGGILT
- a CDS encoding DUF2130 domain-containing protein; protein product: MQENQTHSFKCPNCQAPIDVNEALYKQIELENQSRFLAQQKEFEKEVKEKRAQYQSHFKALEQKEEALKEKEKEQKTKFDDAVKQASALALQDERAKIIEEARKNAFLEQQKGLELLQKELDEKSKQLQELHQKDAEIERLKRENNEAESRLKAENEKKLNEKLDLERERIEKALHEKNELKFKQQEEQLEMLRNELKNAQRKAELSSQQFQGEVQELAIEEFLRQKFPLDCIEEIKKGQRGGDCIQVVHTREFQNCGKIYYESKRTKEFQKAWVEKLKSDMREIGADVGVIVSEALPKEMERMGLFEGVWVCSFEEFKGLSTVLREGVIQVSLAKKSQENKGDKVNLLYHYLTSSEFFMQVSAIIEGFEQLRVDLENEKRAMARIWKSREKQIEKVFEGTINMYGSIKGIMGNAIGQVKALELGYDGEDLED